A single region of the Salvia miltiorrhiza cultivar Shanhuang (shh) chromosome 8, IMPLAD_Smil_shh, whole genome shotgun sequence genome encodes:
- the LOC130996860 gene encoding uncharacterized protein LOC130996860, with amino-acid sequence MENISLSLPKRSFSSNTVFTSHKSIYNDVFGGPPKLGLPNLAPRFEDYSEIFGGFHTSQSSSIPVLHLPLLASEDSSLHSDVDYNEVFGGCEGFDCTASLEDLVGHSSGRYDSDSSDDPWSPVQSGSLSDELDPLAGSDKSQRLSDGDFRQSSESVNKQIASYNKSCHISAETVLTTASHVTNFSAVPGYTFSLYESPLSWDGDDEDCSEGVINNTNHSREYGARVTGEKQCKCSSNSSISGSDTQRNDSKLSEIHGSSTSQIKPFVTVCDISLRTKPSQLPPPSRPPPVLVVKKSEHDKQNAELKPCQRYTSDGVADDIAPPFFDMEINATISTEHNESENRNVKVNLQGNKELTERRYFCGHSAAEVEEKTNEFVRASMDIEDENLHSSGHKTTASVPVVGGRMESVESIEEISGPHGVQCSNSSADNSAKDVVWREATGYFELQAEAKGNENEVEAKLKSKDSPKRTDTEKRSVDYQKTKQASHKHGQNILVEDFQRYFEDVKGTEMKEIIQERTEAKGTEIQLSGISVKQSENRLEVNYELKENGLMLGDSKKHGESGDKSYIAAGHSNSADRRLDCEKDLEAGKPMVNESASRKALDQARYDKDHILIRELDVNKERNQDVSNKDNIFLRFRMAETEAGSEEDAFETTGNMKLSTDTSLREDMSEYAEEIEPIETNEHDESEVEWDLDSHILIDGDKLKVSEGGYKVDEVTSTKDLGKHDDIQMLKSSQRAFSPEENRDLKNKPKSSTYKTETISEIRVLGGFHEFSKNKDDSLEKNSSSAAHNTIKSPCVPKEMLDSKTCGSGMGVSRVTSGKISSALGHCHGDGQKMNSAQFTVKRVDINDNCDPHKVITESTVSGGKMEDIPSFLKQYSDGLASKKDATSLPIEVKNPNMKGQFAGKDQKVGERMRKETAPENERLRKLEEEREREREREKDRMAVDKAALEARERSYFEARERAAVERATIEVRQRALAEAQERLEKASADARLRTDRAAVERANAEARQRAAEKLMAQKAAHDLFHPVEKSVPDRFSASSRFTDTRQSFLSSDIYFQGTGVSNRLRYSYSSTHDGAESESPQRSKARLERYRRTAERAANALAEKNRRDFLAQKEREERNRVAEALDAEVKRWSSGKQGNLRALLSTLQYILGPDSGWHPVSLTEVITSAAVKRAYRRATLCVHPDKLQQRGATIQQKYICEKVFDLLKEAWNKFNSEER; translated from the exons ATGGAGAACATTTCTCTGTCACTCCCAAAGAGGAGCTTCTCTTCCAACACTGTCTTCACATCTCACAAGTCCATTTACAATGATGTTTTTGGTGGCCCTCCAAAGTTGGGGCTGCCCAATCTGGCCCCGCGCTTTGAGGATTACTCAGAGATTTTTGGCGGCTTTCACACCTCCCAATCTTCATCCATCCCCGTGCTCCATCTCCCACTCCTTGCCAGTGAGGACTCCAGCCTCCACTCTGATGTTGACTACAATGAGGTTTTTGGGGGATGTGAAGGTTTCGACTGTACAGCATCACTTGAAGATTTAGTTGGCCACTCCAGTGGCAGATACGACTCAGACTCCTCTGATGACCCCTG GAGTCCAGTACAAAGTGGGTCTCTGTCGGATGAATTAGATCCGCTGGCTGGATCTGATAAGAGTCAGAGGTTATCAGATGGGGATTTTCGGCAGTCATCAGAAAGCGTTAACAAGCAAATTGCATCTTATAATAAATCTTGTCACATAAGTGCTGAAACAGTGTTAACCACAGCCAGTCATGTAACTAATTTTAGTGCTGTTCCGGGATATACTTTCTCCCTTTATGAAAGTCCTCTTTCCTGGGATGGGGATGATGAAGATTGCTCTGAGGGCGTGATCAATAACACCAACCACAGTAGAGAATATGGTGCAAGAGTTACTGGAGAAAAACAATGCAAGTGTTCGTCAAACTCCTCAATCAGTGGCTCCGATACACAGAGAAATGATTCTAAACTTTCGGAGATACATGGGAGTTCTACTTCCCAAATTAAACCATTTGTTACAGTATGTGATATCAGTCTTCGAACTAAGCCTTCACAATTACCACCCCCTTCAAGACCTCCACCTGTCTTGGTTGTCAAAAAAAGTGAGCATGACAAACAAAATGCAGAACTAAAGCCTTGTCAGCGTTATACCTCTGACGGAGTGGCTGATGACATTGCCCCACCTTTCTTTGATATGGAAATAAACGCTACCATATCTACTGAGCACAATGAAAGTGAAAATAGGAATGTTAAAGTGAACCTTCAAGGCAACAAAGAACTGACTGAGAGAAGGTATTTCTGCGGCCATAGTGCTGCAGAAGTGGAGGAGAAAACAAATGAGTTTGTCAGGGCCTCCATGGACATTGAAGATGAGAACCTTCACTCAAGTGGGCATAAAACCACAGCCTCGGTGCCTGTTGTTGGAGGAAGGATGGAATCAGTAGAGAGCATTGAAGAGATATCAGGGCCTCATGGAGTCCAATGCTCAAACAGCAGTGCTGATAATTCTGCTAAGGATGTTGTTTGGAGGGAAGCAACTGGATATTTTGAGTTGCAGGCAGAAGCGAAGGGAAATGAGAATGAAGTGGAAGCTAAATTAAAGAGCAAGGATTCTCCTAAAAGAACGGATACTGAGAAAAGGTCTGTTGATTATCAAAAAACAAAACAGGCTAGTCATAAGCATGGACAAAATATTCTCGTGGAAGACTTTCAGAGATATTTTGAAGATGTCAAGGGCACAGAAATGAAAGAAATAATACAAGAGAGAACGGAAGCTAAAGGAACTGAAATACAACTCAGTGGGATTTCAGTAAAACAATCTGAAAACAGACTGGAAGTAAATTATGAGCTGAAAGAGAATGGTTTAATGCTTGGAGATTCAAAGAAGCATGGAGAGAGTGGTGACAAGTCGTATATAGCTGCTGGCCATAGTAATAGTGCAGATAGACGGCTTGACTGTGAGAAAGATTTGGAAGCAGGTAAGCCGATGGTGAATGAGTCAGCATCTAGAAAGGCTCTTGACCAAGCCAGATACGACAAAGATCACATATTGATTCGTGAGTTGGATGTAAATAAAGAGAGAAATCAAGATGTGTCCAACAAGGACAATATATTTTTGAGGTTCAGAATGGCTGAGACAGAAGCAGGTAGTGAGGAAGATGCCTTTGAAACAACAGGAAATATGAAATTGAGTACAGATACTAGTTTACGTGAAGACATGAGTGAGTATGCTGAAGAAATTGAGCCAATTGAGACGAATGAACATGATGAAAGTGAAGTAGAATGGGATCTCGATAGTCATATCCTGATAGATGGGGATAAATTGAAAGTATCAGAGGGAGGATATAAAGTTGATGAAGTGACTTCAACTAAAGACTTGGGGAAGCATGATGATATTCAAATGCTGAAATCCTCTCAAAGAGCATTTTCACCTGAAGAAAACCGAGACCTGAAAAATAAACCTAAGAGTAGTACATATAAAACTGAGACGATAAGTGAGATACGGGTTCTAGGTGGATTTCATGAATTCAGCAAGAATAAAGATGACTCACTAGAGAAAAACAGTAGCAGTGCAGCTCACAACACTATCAAGTCTCCTTGTGTACCCAAGGAGATGTTAGATTCAAAGACTTGTGGCTCTGGCATGGGGGTTTCACGTGTTACATCAGGTAAAATATCCTCAGCATTGGGACACTGTCATGGTGACGGCCAAAAGATGAATAGTGCTCAGTTTACTGTTAAAAGGGTGGATATCAATGATAACTGCGATCCACATAAAGTGATAACAGAGTCTACTGTTAGTGGAGGGAAGATGGAAGATATCCCATCATTCTTGAAACAGTATAGTGATGGACTAGCATCCAAGAAAGATGCTACAAGCCTACCAATTGAAGTGAAAAACCCAAATATGAAAGGCCAGTTTGCTGGAAAAGACCAAAAAGTAGGGGAAAGAATGAGAAAGGAAACTGCGCCTGAAAATGAACGTTTAAGAAAACTAGAGGAAGAAAGAGAGCGGGAAAGGGAAAGAGAAAAGGACAGGATGGCAGTTGATAAGGCAGCCCTTGAAGCCCGTGAAAGATCATATTTTGAAGCTCGCGAGAGAGCTGCAGTTGAGAGAGCCACTATTGAAGTAAGACAAAGAGCTCTGGCTGAGGCTCAAGAAAGACTGGAGAAGGCATCAGCAGATGCAAGACTTAGGACTGATCGGGCTGCTGTAGAGAGAGCAAATGCAGAGGCTCGACAGCGAGCTGCTGAAAAGTTAATGGCTCAAAAGGCTGCACATGACCTCTTTCATCCAGTAGAAAAATCTGTACCTGATAGGTTTTCAGCTTCTTCTAGATTTACTGATACAAGACAGAGCTTTTTGTCATCT GACATTTACTTCCAAGGTACTGGAGTCTCAAACCGTTTGCGATATTCATATTCTTCAACTCATGATG GGGCTGAAAGTGAATCACCTCAGAGGTCTAAAGCTCGGTTAGAAAGATATAGAAGAACTGCTGAGCGTGCG GCAAATGCCTTGGCAGAGAAAAATAGGCGAGACTTTctagcacaaaaagaaagagaagagagGAAT AGAGTTGCAGAAGCTCTGGATGCTGAAGTCAAGAGATGGTCTAGTGGAAAACAGGGAAACCTTCGGGCCCTGCTCTCTACTTTACAATAT ATCCTTGGGCCTGATAGTGGTTGGCATCCAGTTTCATTAACAGAAGTGATAACTTCTGCGGCTGTTAAAAGAGCTTACAGGAGGGCCACTCTCTGTGTTCACCCTGATAAATTACAGCAACGTGGTGCAACAATCCAGCAAAAGTACATATGTGAGAAGGTTTTTGATCTACTAAAG GAAGCTTGGAACAAGTTCAATTCAGAGGAGCGGTGA